AGACGATCAGCGGCCAGCGATGGGGGCAGACGACAACACCCGAAACCCGACGAGGTACCTACGGTTGTCGGGATAGTACCTGACGCGGACCGCGGCGCGCGCGAAGCCTGGAGAGCTGATCCAGGAGCCGCCGCGCAGCACGCGAGAATCACCACTCTTGTCGGGAGCGATCACCTCTGGTTTTTCGACTTTGTTAAGACACCACTCCCAGACATTGCCGGCGAGATCCAGCACACCCTCGATCGAGGCGCCCTGCGGGTACATCCCCACGGCGGTTGTTTCCTTAAGGTCCCATGAACCAGTCTCGATCCGCTTTTCGTTGACATTCGCAAAACCCGAGCGGTACCCCCCGCCCCACGGGTAGTCACGCCCTTCCCTGCCCCGCGCCACCCGCTCCCACTCCTGCTCCGTCGGCAGGCGGACCTCGTAACCGAGCTGTGCCGAAAGCCAGCGCGTGAACGCCACCGCCTCGTACCAGTCCACATTGGTGCGGGGGCGGTTCCCCTGTTGCCATATGGATTTTGTCTGTTTAGGCTTCTTGAGGTCCTGCCACCAGCGGTCGTCGTCATATCCTTTGTCATCGACAAATGCCTGGTACTGACGATTCGTCATGGGGAAGCGGCTGATATGAGAGTCCGGAAGCTTTACGCTTTCCCCATCCTGGTAGATGAACCGACCGCCGGGGATCTTCACCCAATCGATCGCCGGCAGTCCGTTCCCGTCCAGCCCTACACCCGGTCGCGGGTCCCCGCGTCTATCCAGCTCGTCTCCGATCTCCAGGCGCCTGGGTGGCTCGGTCCCGGGGTCGGCCAGTTCGTCCAGCAACTTCCGTACATCCGCCGGGTATCGTGAGACGGGCGACACCTCAACGTCCGGATGCTCCTGCGACCGCTGATCAACGAGGTGTTCACGCACCCCGACCCCCGGCCTCGGATCCCCGAGTTCCGCCAGACGGTCGCCGATCTCCAGACGCCGGGCCGGCGTGGTATCCGCATCGTTCAGCTCGGTGAGCAGGGACTCGATCTCCGGACCCGGCGTGCCGGGTTCCACGACATACCCGCTTTCCCCGAAAACAATGGTACGCCCCCGGTCAGCGGGTGGCCGCGGTCCATCGAGGAGCGCCCGTATGCGCTTCAAAAGGCGATCGACCCGGCCCTCGCCGTCCGGGGAGTCGAAATCAAACAGATCGAACACGCCGGATTCGCCCATGCCTTCCGGTAACGGCACGTCGGGCGCGGTCCTCAGCAAAACGCCGGGAGGGGCATCGCCCCGCTGGCTGGACCGTCGATCCCAGTATGCCGCCGACGCTTTGCTCCAGAGACAGACGACAGGCTGGTCCGTGAAATCGGATGCCGGCACGGATTCATCTTCCTCTCGAAGCCGAACGTTCACATCGCGATCCCGAAGGAGACGGGCCACCCTGTCGGCGAGTTCCCTGTCGTCCGGTCTGTGCAGCAGGATCAGTCCGGAGGTCTCGGGAACGGTTTGTTCCCCCTTTTCGGAACGCTCGGCCCAGAGCCGGAACCGCCGGCCGTCCGGCGAGACCAGCTCGACGGCCCGGCAGTCGTGCGGCAGGGTCAGCCGCTGGTCCGCTCGGGTCTGCAGCCAGCCGCTGCCGTTCCCGCTTCGCGTTTGCCAGGTCACATACAGCAGGACGGGAATACCATCGTGCATCGGGAGCGTGACTGCTCCCGGTTCCTCGGCGTGAACCACGGCCAGGACACCGGGAGAAAGTTTCAGGTGGTAAGCGAAATCCGTTTCTTCCTCCCTGCGGGGGAACAGCCAGACCGGTACGTTTTCCCCTTCCTCCCCCTGCGGGACGGAAACGGACTCGGGAGCGTCCCCGAGCTCCGCGGCGGCCACGGACGCAAGCCATTGCACCTGCGGCATGCGTTGCTGCCGTAAAGGCAGTTCGGGCAGCGTCGTCTTCAGCCATCGGCCCATCGATCGGCGCTGAGCGCCGTCCCT
This genomic window from Gammaproteobacteria bacterium contains:
- a CDS encoding formylglycine-generating enzyme family protein, whose translation is MTPTGDIAADEDFRQIVDSEGRDVIRLGALLSPAAHIDSRFLRNFRMQLLPGSDAGLEARFWHSSLVGSRSLGTITLDPEIVLELGRRLFEEDPELLKRSWKCIESQHEYLPDTLRLQEALRFSSITGSPADALLARVHKTLSGLRDGAQRRSMGRWLKTTLPELPLRQQRMPQVQWLASVAAAELGDAPESVSVPQGEEGENVPVWLFPRREEETDFAYHLKLSPGVLAVVHAEEPGAVTLPMHDGIPVLLYVTWQTRSGNGSGWLQTRADQRLTLPHDCRAVELVSPDGRRFRLWAERSEKGEQTVPETSGLILLHRPDDRELADRVARLLRDRDVNVRLREEDESVPASDFTDQPVVCLWSKASAAYWDRRSSQRGDAPPGVLLRTAPDVPLPEGMGESGVFDLFDFDSPDGEGRVDRLLKRIRALLDGPRPPADRGRTIVFGESGYVVEPGTPGPEIESLLTELNDADTTPARRLEIGDRLAELGDPRPGVGVREHLVDQRSQEHPDVEVSPVSRYPADVRKLLDELADPGTEPPRRLEIGDELDRRGDPRPGVGLDGNGLPAIDWVKIPGGRFIYQDGESVKLPDSHISRFPMTNRQYQAFVDDKGYDDDRWWQDLKKPKQTKSIWQQGNRPRTNVDWYEAVAFTRWLSAQLGYEVRLPTEQEWERVARGREGRDYPWGGGYRSGFANVNEKRIETGSWDLKETTAVGMYPQGASIEGVLDLAGNVWEWCLNKVEKPEVIAPDKSGDSRVLRGGSWISSPGFARAAVRVRYYPDNRRYLVGFRVLSSAPIAGR